Proteins encoded within one genomic window of Propionispora vibrioides:
- the thiE gene encoding thiamine phosphate synthase, which yields MMRSKMENFLAGGIYGLTAAEYSLGRSNTEVVDLLIAAGIKVIQYREKYKKAGAMFEECRYIRERTRLAGVTFIVNDFVDLALAAGADGVHLGQEDLPPQEVRKLVGNDMLIGLSTHSPEQADAAAKLDIDYIGVGPIFPTQTKTDVCAAVGFAYLDYVVHQSKLPFVAIGGIKEDNVLSVSHRGARMIAMVTEIVGAADIVNKVAQIRRNLGNH from the coding sequence ATGATGAGAAGTAAAATGGAGAATTTTTTGGCCGGCGGTATTTATGGATTAACGGCGGCCGAATATTCACTGGGGCGGTCCAATACAGAGGTGGTTGACTTATTGATTGCCGCCGGAATTAAGGTGATTCAATACCGGGAAAAGTATAAAAAGGCCGGAGCTATGTTTGAGGAATGCCGCTATATCCGGGAAAGAACCCGGCTGGCCGGGGTTACGTTTATCGTTAACGATTTTGTCGATTTAGCGTTGGCCGCCGGTGCCGACGGAGTTCACCTCGGACAGGAGGACTTACCGCCGCAGGAAGTCCGGAAGCTGGTAGGCAACGACATGCTGATCGGCTTGTCCACTCATTCGCCGGAACAGGCCGATGCCGCGGCTAAGCTGGACATTGATTACATCGGTGTAGGGCCTATTTTCCCCACCCAAACCAAAACCGACGTGTGTGCGGCAGTAGGGTTTGCCTACTTGGATTATGTCGTTCACCAGAGTAAACTGCCGTTTGTTGCTATCGGTGGCATAAAGGAAGACAATGTGTTGTCGGTCAGCCACAGGGGGGCTCGTATGATTGCCATGGTGACCGAAATTGTCGGAGCGGCGGATATTGTAAACAAGGTAGCGCAAATCAGACGAAACCTAGGGAACCACTGA
- the aroF gene encoding 3-deoxy-7-phosphoheptulonate synthase codes for MVIVMNSKATREQIQHIVERIEAAGLQAHLVDGEFRTIIGIIGDKKAIMSLPIEAFEGVDKALPVTSSYKLVSREFHPDPTVVDVDGVKIGDGSLVVMAGPCAVESREQLLEAAQIVRAAGAQFLRGGAYKPRTSPYAFQGLEQEGLEYLAEARALTGLKVVTEVTNIHAIETVSRYADMLQIGARNMQNFHLLKEIGRSGKPVLLKRGLAATYDEWLHAAEYIVNEGNPNVVFCERGIRTFETYTRNTLDLGAIGVIKRLSHLPIIVDPSHGTGKWHMVKSMSMAAVAAGADGLMIEVHPDPERALSDGPQSLNPFNYASLMADVRELAVFLRKQAM; via the coding sequence ATGGTAATTGTAATGAATTCTAAAGCAACGCGTGAACAAATACAGCATATTGTTGAACGGATCGAAGCAGCCGGGCTGCAGGCCCATTTGGTCGACGGTGAATTCCGTACGATTATTGGCATTATTGGCGATAAGAAGGCGATCATGTCACTGCCGATAGAAGCCTTTGAGGGAGTGGACAAAGCCTTGCCGGTTACTTCGAGCTATAAGCTGGTCAGCCGGGAGTTTCATCCCGATCCGACGGTGGTTGATGTTGACGGTGTGAAGATCGGTGACGGTTCTCTGGTGGTTATGGCCGGTCCCTGCGCCGTGGAAAGTCGGGAGCAGCTATTGGAAGCCGCCCAAATTGTCCGTGCTGCTGGCGCTCAGTTCTTGCGGGGTGGCGCCTATAAACCCCGGACATCGCCATATGCCTTCCAGGGACTGGAACAGGAAGGTCTTGAGTATTTAGCAGAGGCGCGGGCGCTTACAGGGCTGAAAGTTGTTACGGAAGTGACCAATATTCATGCCATTGAAACGGTTAGCCGGTATGCCGATATGCTGCAAATAGGTGCCCGCAATATGCAAAACTTTCATTTATTAAAAGAAATAGGCCGTTCCGGCAAGCCTGTTCTTTTGAAACGCGGCCTTGCGGCTACTTACGATGAATGGCTCCATGCCGCCGAATATATTGTCAATGAAGGCAATCCCAATGTGGTATTTTGCGAGCGCGGCATCCGGACCTTTGAAACCTACACCCGCAATACGCTGGATTTGGGCGCTATCGGCGTCATCAAGCGGTTAAGTCATTTGCCGATTATTGTTGACCCCAGTCATGGAACCGGAAAATGGCATATGGTTAAATCGATGAGCATGGCGGCTGTGGCAGCCGGCGCCGACGGACTCATGATTGAGGTGCACCCGGACCCGGAACGGGCTTTGTCCGACGGACCGCAATCCTTGAATCCATTCAACTATGCTTCGCTTATGGCCGATGTGCGTGAATTGGCCGTATTCCTGCGCAAGCAGGCTATGTAG
- a CDS encoding ATP-binding protein — translation MFTPISQLQELIIYRKILEDNIIRQLPAICSAAATPAEQAAWYGELIGKAEALSLQGDLIKQYLLYLLAHDKNIVSVTLQKTGGTLGESLQKAWLHDLGLLQKFFAAELPAGRQSQLIEHFVPTFPPAAPSPYRLLEPGFLSVSATPEQAAALLITYYTQYGYGDMAEYAAFRWQEATGLSGIKHYDTIRLTDIVGYDRQKATLITNTQAFLTGRPANHVLLSGARGTGKSSSVKALANEYFANGLRLVEVAKSQLTSLPKLMELLRGYRQRFIIFLDDLSFEEFEVEYKYLKSVIEGGLEAKPDNVLIYATSNRRHLIKETWSDRSENMDELHRADAVNEKISLSDRFGIILSFVAPSQQEYLTIVSELARKQGVQLPPDDLRTAALQWEFSHSGRSGRTAQQFINHLLSNRAAK, via the coding sequence ATGTTTACGCCCATTTCCCAATTACAGGAACTCATTATTTACCGCAAAATATTGGAAGACAACATCATCCGGCAATTGCCGGCTATCTGCTCGGCAGCGGCCACGCCGGCCGAGCAGGCCGCCTGGTACGGAGAATTAATCGGCAAAGCCGAAGCGCTTTCGCTGCAAGGCGACCTGATAAAGCAGTACCTGCTCTATCTGCTGGCTCATGATAAGAATATCGTAAGTGTGACCTTACAAAAAACTGGCGGCACGCTGGGCGAAAGCCTGCAAAAAGCCTGGTTGCATGATCTTGGACTACTGCAGAAATTTTTCGCCGCCGAGTTGCCGGCTGGTCGGCAAAGCCAGTTGATTGAGCACTTTGTTCCCACCTTTCCCCCGGCTGCGCCTAGCCCGTACCGTTTGCTGGAACCCGGTTTTCTGTCCGTGTCCGCTACACCGGAACAGGCTGCCGCGCTGTTAATTACCTACTATACGCAATATGGCTACGGAGATATGGCAGAATACGCCGCCTTCCGTTGGCAGGAAGCAACCGGTCTGTCAGGAATCAAGCATTATGACACCATCCGTCTGACCGATATCGTCGGCTATGACCGTCAAAAAGCAACGCTGATCACTAACACCCAAGCTTTCCTCACCGGCCGCCCGGCCAATCATGTCCTGCTGTCCGGCGCCAGAGGCACCGGTAAATCCTCCTCAGTGAAGGCTCTGGCCAATGAGTACTTTGCCAACGGCTTACGTTTGGTAGAGGTCGCCAAAAGCCAGCTTACATCACTGCCGAAGCTCATGGAGCTACTCCGCGGCTATCGCCAGCGTTTCATTATTTTCCTCGATGACCTGTCGTTTGAAGAGTTTGAAGTCGAATACAAGTATTTGAAATCGGTCATTGAAGGCGGCTTGGAGGCCAAACCGGACAACGTGCTGATTTACGCCACCTCCAACCGGCGCCATTTAATTAAGGAAACCTGGAGTGACCGCAGTGAAAATATGGACGAGTTGCACCGGGCTGACGCCGTTAACGAAAAAATCTCCCTATCCGACCGCTTTGGTATTATATTGAGTTTTGTGGCACCAAGCCAACAGGAATACTTAACCATTGTAAGCGAGTTAGCCCGTAAACAGGGAGTGCAACTTCCTCCGGATGATCTGCGTACAGCAGCCTTGCAATGGGAGTTTTCCCATTCGGGACGTTCAGGCCGCACAGCGCAGCAATTCATTAATCACTTACTGAGTAACCGCGCTGCAAAATAG
- a CDS encoding LL-diaminopimelate aminotransferase, translating to MATINENYLKLPGSYLFAEIARRVAKFKEENPSANVIRLGIGDVTRPLPQSVITGLHAAVDEMANENTFRGYGPEQGYQFLIEKIIQTDYNPRGIQLDVDEVFVSDGSKSDVGNIQEIFGLENRVAITDPVYPVYLDTNVMAGRTGALGQDGRFGNVVYLTCNAENKFVPQLPSEKVDLIYICMPNNPTGTTLTKDELKVWVDYAKKHNSIILYDAAYEAYIQEEGIPHSIYEIEGAKDVAIEFRSFSKNAGFTGTRCAFTVVPKTVKALTAAGELYPLNKLWNRRQTTKFNGTPYIIQKGAEAVYSPQGQQEIKALISYYMANAKVIREGLASIGLEVYGGVNAPYIWLKAPNGMDSWAFFDKLLTEAHLVGTPGSGFGPAGQGYFRLTAFGNQENTLEAVERIKTRLRV from the coding sequence ATGGCTACTATAAACGAAAACTATTTAAAACTTCCCGGCAGTTATCTATTTGCCGAAATAGCAAGAAGAGTTGCTAAATTTAAAGAAGAAAATCCGTCGGCCAATGTAATCCGCTTAGGTATCGGCGACGTAACCCGTCCTTTGCCGCAGTCGGTTATTACCGGCTTGCATGCCGCCGTGGATGAAATGGCTAATGAAAATACGTTCAGAGGCTACGGCCCGGAACAGGGCTATCAATTCCTGATAGAAAAAATTATTCAGACCGATTACAATCCGCGCGGCATCCAGCTTGATGTAGACGAAGTCTTTGTCAGCGACGGTTCCAAAAGCGATGTCGGCAACATTCAGGAAATTTTCGGCCTGGAAAACAGAGTGGCCATCACCGATCCGGTATATCCGGTCTACCTGGATACCAATGTCATGGCAGGAAGAACCGGCGCACTTGGCCAGGACGGCAGATTCGGCAATGTAGTGTATCTGACCTGCAATGCGGAAAACAAATTCGTCCCCCAGCTTCCGTCAGAAAAAGTCGATCTCATTTACATATGCATGCCTAACAATCCTACCGGCACCACCCTGACGAAAGACGAGCTGAAAGTCTGGGTGGATTATGCCAAAAAACACAACTCGATTATCTTATACGACGCTGCCTATGAAGCCTATATCCAGGAAGAAGGCATTCCGCACAGCATCTATGAAATCGAAGGCGCCAAGGACGTAGCTATTGAGTTCCGTTCCTTCTCCAAAAACGCCGGCTTTACCGGTACCCGCTGCGCCTTCACTGTCGTGCCGAAAACTGTCAAAGCTCTTACCGCTGCCGGTGAGTTATATCCGCTGAACAAGCTGTGGAACAGACGGCAGACGACCAAGTTCAACGGTACGCCTTACATTATTCAAAAAGGCGCTGAAGCCGTCTACTCTCCCCAGGGCCAGCAAGAGATTAAAGCCCTGATCAGCTACTACATGGCCAACGCCAAAGTAATCCGCGAAGGACTTGCCAGCATTGGCCTGGAAGTATACGGTGGCGTCAATGCACCTTATATTTGGTTGAAGGCACCTAACGGCATGGATTCCTGGGCCTTTTTCGACAAGCTGCTAACCGAAGCCCATCTGGTAGGAACTCCCGGCTCCGGCTTCGGTCCCGCCGGTCAAGGATACTTCCGCTTAACTGCCTTCGGCAACCAGGAAAACACACTGGAAGCGGTAGAAAGAATCAAAACCCGCTTAAGGGTCTGA